The Amycolatopsis sp. 195334CR genome window below encodes:
- a CDS encoding enediyne biosynthesis protein — MAEQKTSAPPQKTGAPPQNSGGPPRDPKVITALRRFAISMTVFNILGYTVLGFEQPWLWPFIALATGYTVELGLEMINARVEGRAPRFLGSGFKGLVEFLFPAHITSLAVNMLTYPNDQILVMLFGIVVAVGAKWVLRAPVRGRLRHYMNPSNFGIAVILLVFPWASIAPPYHFTENVSGVIDWLIPVLIIVAGTMLNAKLTGRMWLIFGWLSFFALQSVVRGWLLDTAILGALGTMTGVAFVLFTNYMITDPGTTPSKPGSQFAFGAGVATLYGVLTGAGIAYGLFFATAAVCLIRGGFLWALHFVNKARLQFEAEQKAAAEKAKLEAAPPAETESLPAPVSIAAKAVDPPPAEKAA; from the coding sequence ATGGCCGAGCAGAAAACCAGCGCCCCGCCGCAGAAAACCGGCGCCCCGCCGCAGAACTCCGGCGGTCCGCCCCGCGACCCCAAGGTGATCACCGCCCTGCGCCGGTTCGCGATCTCGATGACCGTGTTCAACATCCTCGGGTACACCGTGCTCGGGTTCGAGCAGCCGTGGCTGTGGCCCTTCATCGCACTGGCCACCGGGTACACGGTGGAACTCGGGCTGGAGATGATCAACGCCAGGGTCGAGGGCCGCGCCCCGCGCTTCCTCGGTAGCGGGTTCAAGGGCCTGGTGGAGTTCCTGTTCCCCGCGCACATCACCAGTCTCGCGGTGAACATGCTGACCTACCCCAACGACCAGATCCTGGTGATGCTGTTCGGCATCGTGGTCGCGGTGGGTGCGAAGTGGGTGCTGCGGGCGCCGGTCCGCGGCAGGCTGCGCCACTACATGAACCCGTCGAACTTCGGCATCGCGGTGATCCTGCTGGTGTTCCCGTGGGCGAGCATCGCGCCGCCCTACCACTTCACCGAGAACGTCTCCGGCGTGATCGACTGGCTGATCCCGGTACTGATCATCGTCGCGGGCACGATGCTGAACGCGAAGCTGACCGGCCGCATGTGGCTGATCTTCGGCTGGCTGAGCTTCTTCGCCCTGCAGTCGGTGGTCCGCGGCTGGTTGCTGGACACCGCGATCCTCGGTGCGCTGGGCACGATGACCGGCGTGGCGTTCGTGTTGTTCACCAACTACATGATCACCGACCCGGGGACCACGCCGTCGAAGCCGGGCTCGCAGTTCGCCTTCGGGGCCGGGGTGGCCACGCTGTACGGCGTGCTCACCGGGGCGGGGATCGCCTACGGGCTGTTCTTCGCCACGGCGGCGGTCTGCCTGATCCGCGGTGGTTTCCTCTGGGCGCTCCACTTCGTCAACAAGGCGCGGCTGCAGTTCGAGGCCGAGCAGAAGGCGGCGGCGGAGAAGGCGAAACTGGAAGCGGCGCCACCGGCGGAAACCGAGTCGCTCCCGGCTCCGGTTTCCATCGCGGCCAAGGCGGTCGATCCGCCACCGGCCGAGAAGGCGGCGTGA
- a CDS encoding cytochrome P450, which yields MSLRKRTRVSGGTPRRVPPGPPRSATFRLLKHLAGDRLRLMSEAADTYGDAVRMAIGPKTLYFFNHPDPAKYVLADNASNYHKGIGLVQAKRALGDGLLTSEGQLWRKQRKIIQPAFQHKRIVGQAGIVAEEGAKLVDRLRARAGGEPVDITQEMTGLTLGVLGRTLLDADLGAFDAVGHSFEAVQDQAMFEMVTLSMVPMWVPLPKQLRFRAARRELQRVVDALVAHRDAAGGAIGDDVLSRLIVSTREEADPAVGEQRMRDELVTLLLAGHETTASTLSWSLHLLDKHPEVAERLRAEAIEVLGDRLPQHEDIRKLVYTNQVISEAMRLYPPVWILPRLALEDDEIAGYHVPAGSDVVVCPYTLHRHPAFWDRPAEFDPDRFAPDATAGRPRYAYIPFGAGPRFCVGNSLGLMEAVFVLAMIARELTLTGVPGHQAVAEPMLSLRAKGGLPMTVRKAE from the coding sequence GTGAGCCTGCGGAAGCGGACTCGGGTTTCCGGCGGCACCCCTCGACGGGTGCCGCCGGGCCCGCCCCGGTCCGCGACCTTCCGGTTGCTCAAGCACCTGGCGGGTGACCGGCTCCGGCTGATGTCGGAAGCGGCGGACACCTACGGCGACGCGGTCCGGATGGCCATCGGGCCGAAGACGTTGTACTTCTTCAACCACCCGGACCCGGCGAAGTACGTGCTGGCCGACAACGCGTCGAACTACCACAAGGGAATCGGCCTGGTGCAGGCGAAGCGGGCGCTCGGGGACGGCCTGCTCACCAGTGAGGGCCAGCTCTGGCGCAAGCAGCGCAAGATCATCCAGCCGGCGTTCCAGCACAAGCGGATCGTGGGGCAGGCCGGGATCGTGGCCGAGGAGGGCGCGAAACTGGTCGACCGCCTCCGCGCGCGGGCCGGTGGGGAGCCGGTCGACATCACGCAGGAGATGACCGGGCTCACCCTCGGGGTGCTCGGCCGGACCCTGCTCGACGCCGACCTCGGCGCGTTCGACGCGGTGGGCCACTCGTTCGAAGCCGTGCAGGACCAGGCGATGTTCGAGATGGTCACGCTGTCGATGGTGCCGATGTGGGTGCCGTTGCCCAAGCAGCTGCGCTTCCGCGCGGCACGGCGGGAACTGCAGCGCGTGGTCGACGCACTGGTCGCCCACCGCGACGCCGCCGGCGGCGCCATCGGCGATGATGTCCTTTCGCGACTGATCGTGTCCACCAGGGAGGAAGCGGATCCGGCGGTCGGCGAGCAGCGCATGCGGGACGAGCTGGTCACCCTGCTGCTGGCCGGTCACGAAACGACGGCGAGCACGTTGAGCTGGTCGCTGCACCTGCTCGACAAGCACCCGGAAGTGGCGGAACGCCTTCGGGCGGAAGCCATCGAGGTGCTCGGCGACCGGTTGCCGCAACACGAGGACATCCGGAAGCTGGTGTACACCAACCAGGTCATCTCGGAAGCGATGCGCCTGTACCCGCCGGTGTGGATCCTGCCAAGGCTCGCACTGGAGGACGACGAGATCGCCGGTTACCACGTGCCGGCGGGTTCGGATGTGGTGGTGTGCCCGTACACCCTGCACCGGCACCCGGCCTTCTGGGACCGCCCGGCCGAGTTCGACCCGGACCGCTTCGCCCCGGACGCCACCGCGGGCAGGCCGCGGTACGCCTACATCCCGTTCGGTGCGGGCCCGCGGTTCTGCGTCGGGAACAGCCTCGGCTTGATGGAGGCGGTGTTCGTGCTGGCGATGATCGCCAGGGAACTGACGCTCACCGGGGTTCCCGGCCACCAGGCCGTCGCGGAACCGATGCTCTCGCTGCGCGCGAAAGGCGGTCTGCCGATGACCGTGCGCAAGGCGGAATGA